The proteins below come from a single Gordonia sp. X0973 genomic window:
- a CDS encoding helix-turn-helix domain-containing protein, with product MSEPTPLPGRPVRGSETGRPLMAAFDLLGRRWMLLILWEMRYGSVRFSQLRERIPAASPSTISQRLDDLLEARIISRSRSGYRLTKQGAALLLALGPLELWAQSWGARVVDADRDA from the coding sequence ATGTCAGAGCCCACGCCGCTGCCTGGGCGGCCCGTTCGCGGTTCGGAGACCGGGCGGCCCCTGATGGCCGCCTTCGACCTGCTCGGCCGGCGGTGGATGCTGCTGATCCTGTGGGAGATGCGCTACGGCTCAGTTCGGTTTTCGCAGCTGCGCGAACGGATACCGGCCGCCTCGCCGTCGACGATCTCCCAGCGGCTCGACGACCTACTGGAGGCGCGGATCATCTCCCGCAGCCGGTCGGGCTACCGGCTTACCAAGCAGGGCGCCGCGCTGTTGCTCGCGCTCGGCCCGCTGGAACTCTGGGCGCAGTCGTGGGGCGCGCGGGTGGTCGACGCCGACCGGGACGCGTGA
- a CDS encoding glycosyltransferase family 4 protein gives MRIALLSYRSKPHCGGQGVYVRHLSRELALLGHDVEVFSGQPYPEFDQAALDAGVRLTKVPSLDLYGEPEPFRNPKRSEYRDWIDVVEVAQMWTAAFGEPLTFSLRVARLLEQRRDDFDVVHDNQCLGYGLLRLPKMGFPLVATIHHPITRDRALAVKAAKGWRKITAARWHSFLAMQGRVARRIPVLLTVSRSSEVDTRKAFDIPEGRLATIPLGVDTELFTPLPTAQRVPGRVVCIASADAPLKGVSYLLEAIAKVAAERPVELTLVSKLDPTGPSARLIDALSIREHVRVVNGIDDEELAALLASAEVAVVPSLYEGFSLPAVEAMSCGTPLIATRAGAIPEVVGEGSGAGAVLVPSQDSGAIAQELLRLLDDERARTELGAAARRRAVENYSWAAVAAKTVAQYRRAIEGSE, from the coding sequence TTGCGCATCGCCCTGCTCTCGTACCGCAGCAAGCCGCATTGCGGGGGCCAGGGCGTCTACGTCCGGCATCTCTCGCGCGAACTCGCGCTACTCGGTCACGACGTCGAGGTCTTCTCCGGCCAGCCCTACCCGGAGTTCGACCAGGCCGCCCTCGACGCCGGGGTCCGCCTGACCAAGGTGCCCAGCCTCGACCTCTACGGCGAGCCGGAGCCGTTCCGCAACCCGAAGCGCAGCGAATACCGCGACTGGATCGACGTCGTCGAGGTCGCCCAGATGTGGACCGCCGCCTTCGGCGAGCCGCTGACGTTCAGCCTGCGCGTCGCCCGCCTGCTGGAGCAGCGCCGCGACGATTTCGACGTCGTCCACGACAACCAGTGCCTCGGCTACGGTCTGTTGCGGCTGCCGAAGATGGGCTTCCCGCTCGTCGCGACGATCCACCACCCGATCACCCGCGACCGCGCGCTGGCCGTCAAAGCCGCCAAGGGGTGGCGCAAGATCACGGCGGCCCGTTGGCACTCCTTCCTGGCCATGCAGGGGCGCGTCGCGCGCCGAATCCCGGTGCTGCTCACCGTTTCCCGCAGCAGCGAGGTCGACACCCGCAAGGCCTTCGACATCCCCGAGGGGCGCCTGGCCACCATCCCGCTCGGCGTCGACACGGAGCTGTTCACGCCGTTGCCGACCGCACAGCGCGTCCCCGGCCGCGTGGTGTGCATCGCCAGCGCCGACGCGCCGCTCAAGGGCGTCTCCTACCTGCTGGAGGCCATCGCGAAGGTCGCCGCCGAACGCCCCGTCGAACTCACCCTCGTCTCCAAACTCGACCCGACCGGCCCCTCGGCGCGGCTCATCGACGCCTTGTCGATCCGCGAGCACGTCCGCGTCGTCAACGGGATCGACGACGAGGAGCTGGCCGCGTTGCTCGCCTCGGCGGAGGTCGCCGTCGTCCCGTCGCTGTACGAGGGGTTCTCGCTGCCGGCCGTCGAGGCGATGAGCTGCGGGACCCCGCTGATCGCGACGCGGGCCGGGGCGATCCCGGAGGTCGTCGGCGAGGGGAGCGGCGCCGGCGCCGTCCTCGTGCCGTCGCAGGATTCGGGTGCGATCGCCCAAGAACTATTGCGCCTGCTCGACGACGAGCGGGCCCGCACCGAACTCGGGGCCGCGGCCCGCCGACGCGCCGTCGAGAACTACAGCTGGGCCGCCGTCGCGGCGAAGACCGTCGCGCAATACCGGCGCGCCATCGAAGGGAGCGAATGA
- a CDS encoding FAD-dependent oxidoreductase, whose protein sequence is MAHVITRPCCNDGSCVSVCPVNCIHPTPDEPEFLTAEQLYIDPETCIDCGACIDECPVEAIYPDDQLSEKDEPYLQINADYYKDHDVDGGLVPPKKTPPMPDKALHVAIVGAGPAALYAAEVLVRKNTVTVDVYDRLPTPHGLVRFGVAPDHAATKLVERGYLSTANKKNFNYFLNVKVGEHITHDELAQRYHAVVYAVGAATDKKLGIPGEDLPGSISATEFVAWYNGHPDYTHLDFDLSGERAVVVGNGNVALDVARILVTDPEALAKTDIAEYALERLRASNIREVVVLGRRGIGQAAYTNSEFLALGDIEGVDVVIDPDELTLDPASQEAFDNDELDSTIGTKLRLAQEFSERPTTDGNRRIVFRFLSSPVSLTGDGKVTSMVVGKNAFDDGTERVAVSPTGETDTLETGLVLRSIGYQGHAEAVPGLPFDDARGVVPNDGGRVLDGDAPLTGVYVTGWIKRGATGGIGRNRLCGEETAEAVIADFVDEKLTDPTIAREDVAALVAERGAHLVDLAGWKQIDAAERAAGREAGRPRIKLTDVSALEAAAEAAE, encoded by the coding sequence ATGGCGCACGTTATCACTCGGCCGTGCTGCAACGATGGCAGCTGCGTCAGTGTCTGCCCTGTCAACTGTATCCACCCGACGCCCGACGAGCCGGAGTTCCTGACCGCCGAGCAGCTCTACATCGATCCCGAGACCTGCATCGATTGTGGCGCCTGCATCGACGAATGCCCCGTCGAGGCCATCTACCCCGACGACCAGCTGTCCGAAAAAGACGAGCCCTACCTGCAGATCAACGCCGATTACTACAAGGACCACGACGTCGACGGGGGGCTGGTGCCGCCCAAGAAGACGCCCCCGATGCCGGATAAAGCGCTGCACGTCGCGATCGTCGGCGCCGGACCCGCCGCGCTGTACGCCGCCGAGGTCCTGGTCCGCAAGAACACCGTCACCGTCGACGTCTACGACCGCCTGCCCACACCGCACGGCCTGGTCCGCTTCGGCGTCGCACCCGACCACGCCGCGACCAAGCTCGTCGAGCGCGGCTACCTGAGCACGGCCAACAAGAAGAACTTCAACTACTTCCTCAACGTGAAGGTCGGCGAGCACATCACCCACGACGAGTTGGCGCAGCGCTACCACGCCGTCGTCTACGCGGTGGGCGCCGCCACCGACAAGAAGCTGGGCATCCCCGGCGAGGACCTGCCCGGCTCGATCTCGGCCACCGAGTTCGTCGCCTGGTACAACGGCCACCCCGACTACACGCACCTCGATTTCGACCTCTCCGGCGAGCGCGCCGTCGTCGTCGGAAACGGCAACGTCGCGCTCGACGTAGCGCGGATCCTCGTGACGGACCCCGAGGCCCTCGCCAAGACCGACATCGCCGAATACGCGCTGGAGCGGCTGCGGGCGTCGAATATCCGCGAGGTCGTGGTGCTGGGCCGCCGCGGCATCGGCCAGGCCGCCTACACCAACAGCGAATTCCTCGCCCTCGGCGACATCGAGGGGGTCGACGTGGTGATCGACCCCGACGAGTTGACCCTCGACCCGGCGTCGCAGGAGGCGTTCGACAACGACGAGTTGGACTCGACGATCGGGACGAAACTGCGCCTGGCGCAAGAGTTCTCGGAGCGCCCGACGACCGATGGCAACCGTCGCATCGTCTTCCGCTTCCTCTCCTCGCCGGTCTCGTTGACCGGTGACGGCAAGGTGACCTCGATGGTGGTCGGGAAGAACGCATTCGACGACGGCACCGAGCGGGTGGCGGTCAGCCCCACCGGGGAGACCGACACGCTCGAGACCGGTCTGGTGCTGCGGTCCATCGGCTACCAGGGACACGCCGAGGCAGTGCCCGGACTGCCGTTCGACGATGCGCGCGGGGTCGTCCCCAACGACGGGGGACGCGTTCTCGACGGCGACGCACCGCTCACCGGCGTCTACGTGACGGGCTGGATCAAGCGCGGCGCCACCGGCGGCATCGGACGCAACCGCCTGTGCGGGGAGGAGACGGCCGAGGCCGTGATCGCCGACTTCGTCGACGAGAAGCTGACCGACCCGACCATCGCGCGCGAGGACGTGGCCGCCCTCGTCGCCGAACGGGGCGCACACCTCGTCGACCTGGCCGGGTGGAAGCAGATCGACGCCGCGGAGCGGGCCGCCGGACGCGAGGCGGGCCGCCCGCGGATCAAGCTGACCGACGTCTCCGCGCTCGAAGCCGCAGCGGAAGCGGCGGAGTAG
- a CDS encoding site-2 protease family protein translates to MTRPAPANPWSSVRPGAAFGCLVLGAVVGAVMLVQSGDDDIGPLRTVGALLFVLSGWIISLSLHEFAHAFTAFRFGDHTAETRGYLTLNPVKYAHPGLSIGLPLVIILLGGIGFPGGAVYLNESGFSKRQRTLVSVAGPATNFVLGIVLLLVAPLVGDDWLNLKAAVVMLGFLQITAAFLNILPVPGFDGYGAIQPYLSRETQASMAKIAPYGFLIVFALLFIPKLNYAFFDVVLGFMNWFDVPRDLLWYGMQMTIPWR, encoded by the coding sequence ATGACCCGACCCGCCCCCGCCAATCCGTGGTCTTCCGTGCGCCCGGGCGCGGCCTTCGGATGTCTCGTCCTGGGCGCCGTCGTCGGCGCGGTGATGCTGGTGCAGAGCGGCGACGACGACATCGGCCCGCTGCGGACCGTCGGCGCGCTGCTGTTCGTGCTGTCGGGTTGGATCATCTCGCTCTCGCTGCACGAGTTCGCCCACGCGTTCACCGCGTTTCGCTTCGGCGACCACACCGCGGAGACCCGCGGCTATCTCACGCTGAACCCGGTGAAGTACGCGCACCCGGGACTCTCGATCGGGCTGCCGCTGGTGATCATCCTGCTGGGCGGCATCGGATTCCCGGGCGGCGCGGTGTACCTGAACGAGTCGGGCTTCAGCAAGCGGCAGCGCACCCTCGTCTCGGTGGCCGGACCGGCGACGAACTTCGTGCTGGGCATCGTGTTGCTGCTCGTCGCACCGCTCGTCGGCGACGACTGGCTCAACCTCAAGGCGGCCGTGGTCATGCTCGGCTTCCTGCAGATCACCGCCGCTTTCCTCAACATCTTGCCGGTGCCCGGATTCGACGGCTACGGGGCGATCCAGCCCTATCTGTCACGGGAGACCCAGGCCTCGATGGCGAAAATCGCGCCCTACGGGTTCCTGATCGTCTTCGCGCTGCTGTTCATCCCGAAGCTGAACTACGCGTTCTTCGACGTGGTGTTGGGCTTCATGAACTGGTTCGACGTCCCGCGCGACCTGCTCTGGTACGGCATGCAGATGACCATCCCCTGGCGCTGA
- a CDS encoding acyl-[acyl-carrier-protein] thioesterase: MTAAAEGPKPLSDRKAGARFFEAAYRVRTGDVDQDMRVRLDSVARYLQDVANDNIEATDFWRSDPFWIVRRTVVDVIRPFSWPATVTAQRWCGALSTRWTNMRVRLTAAHETNLFNPEPREDGLIETEAFWILVNDQGFPTRLTDEAFEMLSSMTDEHRLRWKAMNPEKAPEQGSEPDREHVLRAVDYDPFKHLNNAAYLAVLEDEVLAHPELIDGPHRMVIEYLRPVVPGSRITVRRLREDDRLTLWLLLGEEKTVAATISLGPLPS; this comes from the coding sequence GTGACCGCCGCAGCCGAGGGACCCAAGCCCCTGTCCGACCGCAAAGCGGGTGCCCGATTCTTCGAGGCCGCCTACCGCGTGCGCACCGGCGACGTGGACCAGGACATGCGCGTCCGCCTCGATTCGGTGGCGCGCTACCTGCAGGACGTCGCCAACGACAATATCGAGGCGACGGACTTCTGGCGTTCGGATCCGTTCTGGATCGTGCGCCGGACCGTCGTCGACGTGATCCGGCCGTTCTCCTGGCCGGCGACGGTCACCGCACAGCGGTGGTGCGGCGCGCTCTCGACGCGGTGGACCAACATGCGGGTGCGGCTGACGGCGGCGCACGAGACGAACCTGTTCAACCCGGAGCCGCGCGAGGACGGGCTGATCGAGACCGAAGCGTTCTGGATCCTCGTCAACGACCAGGGCTTCCCGACGAGGCTGACCGACGAGGCCTTCGAGATGCTGAGCTCGATGACCGACGAGCACCGACTGCGCTGGAAGGCGATGAACCCGGAGAAGGCACCGGAGCAGGGCAGCGAACCCGACCGCGAGCACGTACTGCGCGCCGTCGACTACGACCCGTTCAAGCATCTCAACAATGCCGCCTACCTGGCCGTGCTGGAGGACGAGGTACTCGCGCACCCCGAACTCATCGACGGCCCGCACCGCATGGTCATCGAGTACCTGCGGCCCGTCGTCCCCGGCTCGCGGATCACCGTCCGACGGCTGCGGGAGGACGACCGCCTCACCCTGTGGCTGTTGCTGGGCGAGGAGAAGACCGTGGCCGCCACCATCTCGCTGGGACCGCTGCCGTCATGA
- a CDS encoding MmpS family transport accessory protein, which translates to MPIPLASSRGAHQSSRWLGLVVVAVLAASALYVANLRLSTIPDRAMGHAPAAVGVGVPRTKEVQYLVTGPAGAQATISYLIPGGGVTDTQVALPWHTTLTTQDFTTAAGVLAQVHGDGAATCVVRVNGTQRAVDRANRSQPVVNCAVPTA; encoded by the coding sequence TTGCCGATCCCGCTGGCGTCGTCACGCGGCGCGCACCAGTCGAGCCGATGGCTGGGCCTCGTCGTGGTCGCCGTCCTCGCCGCCTCGGCGCTGTATGTCGCCAACCTACGGCTCAGCACGATCCCCGACCGTGCGATGGGACACGCTCCGGCGGCCGTCGGCGTCGGCGTGCCCCGAACCAAAGAAGTGCAGTACCTGGTCACCGGTCCCGCGGGGGCGCAGGCGACGATCTCCTACCTGATCCCCGGTGGCGGCGTCACCGACACCCAGGTCGCCCTCCCGTGGCACACCACCCTGACCACCCAGGACTTCACCACCGCCGCGGGCGTCCTCGCCCAGGTCCACGGCGACGGCGCGGCCACCTGCGTCGTCCGCGTCAACGGGACCCAGCGCGCGGTCGACCGCGCGAATCGCTCCCAGCCCGTCGTCAACTGCGCCGTTCCCACCGCATAG